A genomic window from Bdellovibrio sp. SKB1291214 includes:
- the hemN gene encoding oxygen-independent coproporphyrinogen III oxidase — protein MIKNLLAKYDVPAPRYTSYPTVPYWETNPTRDQWVSHLKTTLQKGDGGWSLYIHIPFCETLCTFCGCNNIITKSHTKESPYVDMLLKEWKLYTEQVPELLKSPLKHIHLGGGTPTFLSSESLLRLLTPIVNDCKLDTEHFEGSIEVDPRRTTAEQLKALRTLGFNRVSMGVQDFNPEVQRLVNRIQPLEITANLSEEARKLGYTSVNFDLIYGLAKQTAESIRETAEATVKLRPDRIALYSFALVPWIKPAQRLFKDEDLPKAAEKRELYEIARGILIKAGYVEVGMDHFALPTDNLSIAMDEKRLHRNFMGYTDQRTDVLLGLGVSSISETPFSFHQNEKVLPLYEQCLNDGVLPTMRGHILTDEDQVRRRQILKLMTEFEVDFLSAEQEAQASDFLAEMIKDHLLVIKDHKLVVLEAGRPFLRNACVFFDERLKTKQPQTKIFSQSI, from the coding sequence ATGATCAAAAATTTACTAGCCAAATACGATGTGCCGGCTCCGCGCTACACATCGTATCCGACAGTTCCTTACTGGGAAACAAATCCCACTCGTGATCAATGGGTATCCCATTTGAAAACAACGTTGCAAAAAGGTGATGGCGGTTGGTCTTTGTACATCCACATCCCTTTCTGCGAAACTCTTTGTACTTTCTGCGGTTGCAATAACATCATCACGAAAAGCCACACCAAAGAGTCCCCTTACGTCGACATGCTCTTGAAAGAGTGGAAACTTTATACTGAGCAAGTTCCGGAGCTTTTGAAATCTCCTTTGAAACACATCCATTTGGGTGGTGGAACTCCAACGTTCTTGTCTTCAGAGTCGTTGCTTCGTCTGCTGACTCCGATCGTAAATGACTGCAAGTTGGATACTGAGCACTTTGAAGGTTCGATTGAAGTGGATCCTCGTCGTACGACCGCCGAACAACTTAAAGCTTTGCGCACGTTGGGTTTTAATCGTGTCAGCATGGGTGTTCAGGATTTCAATCCTGAAGTTCAACGTCTGGTAAATCGTATTCAACCTTTAGAAATCACAGCGAACCTTTCAGAAGAAGCTCGCAAATTGGGTTATACGTCTGTGAATTTTGACTTGATCTATGGCCTAGCAAAACAAACAGCAGAATCCATCCGTGAAACTGCTGAAGCCACTGTAAAACTTCGTCCAGATCGTATTGCTCTGTACAGTTTTGCGCTGGTTCCTTGGATTAAGCCTGCTCAACGTCTATTTAAAGACGAAGATCTTCCAAAGGCTGCTGAAAAACGTGAGTTGTACGAAATCGCTCGCGGCATCCTGATCAAAGCAGGTTATGTCGAAGTAGGTATGGATCACTTTGCCTTGCCGACAGATAACTTGAGTATCGCGATGGATGAAAAGCGCCTGCACAGAAACTTTATGGGTTACACCGATCAAAGAACCGACGTCCTTTTAGGACTGGGGGTCTCTTCGATCTCTGAAACTCCGTTTAGCTTCCATCAAAATGAAAAGGTATTGCCTTTATACGAACAATGCTTAAACGACGGCGTTTTGCCGACGATGCGTGGTCACATTCTGACCGACGAGGACCAAGTCCGTCGTCGCCAGATCTTGAAATTGATGACAGAGTTCGAAGTGGACTTCCTGAGCGCCGAACAAGAAGCGCAAGCTTCTGATTTCTTGGCCGAGATGATCAAGGACCATTTGTTGGTAATCAAAGATCATAAATTGGTCGTTCTTGAAGCAGGCCGTCCGTTTTTGCGTAACGCCTGCGTCTTCTTTGATGAACGCTTAAAGACCAAACAACCTCAAACTAAGATATTCTCTCAATCGATATGA
- a CDS encoding uroporphyrinogen decarboxylase family protein, whose protein sequence is MNTLFHNALQRKAQKTPPIWFMRQAGRYHQHYQGMRKKNSFEELCKTPELAAEVARGPVAEFDFDVSILFSDILFPLEALGMGLKYTDAHGPQLGFKLNPETINNLGEVAPAIEFMKFQKEAVIATREVLPKDKSLIGFVGGPWTLFVYGVEGSHAGSLIQSKVLINMFPKFLEKMLPLLKANIQLQLDGGVELVMIFDTAAGEVSPLFFKEWIQPVISVLAKEFPGKIGYYSKGTQPTFFNKEFAELPWAGQGFDHRCYIPECFKVQNKGFVQGNFDQSLLFMEDGDFKKAVANFLAPMKDMSLETRAGWVCGLGHGVLPKTPEKNVKLFIETVREVLS, encoded by the coding sequence ATGAACACACTATTTCACAACGCACTTCAAAGAAAAGCTCAGAAAACTCCTCCTATTTGGTTCATGCGTCAGGCCGGTCGTTATCACCAGCATTACCAAGGTATGAGAAAGAAAAACTCATTCGAAGAGCTTTGTAAAACTCCAGAGCTAGCTGCGGAAGTAGCACGCGGTCCGGTTGCTGAATTTGATTTCGACGTCTCAATCCTATTCTCTGACATCCTATTCCCATTGGAAGCTTTGGGCATGGGTTTGAAATACACAGATGCTCACGGTCCTCAATTAGGCTTTAAACTTAATCCTGAAACGATCAACAACTTGGGCGAAGTAGCCCCTGCGATCGAATTCATGAAATTTCAAAAAGAAGCTGTGATCGCGACTCGTGAAGTGCTGCCGAAAGACAAAAGCTTGATCGGTTTTGTCGGTGGTCCTTGGACATTGTTCGTTTACGGTGTTGAAGGTTCCCACGCGGGTTCTTTGATTCAATCTAAAGTATTGATCAACATGTTCCCGAAATTCTTGGAAAAGATGCTTCCGCTTTTAAAAGCCAACATTCAACTTCAATTGGATGGTGGCGTTGAGCTTGTCATGATCTTTGATACAGCTGCTGGTGAAGTATCTCCGTTGTTCTTTAAAGAATGGATCCAACCGGTGATCTCTGTTCTTGCCAAAGAATTCCCAGGGAAAATCGGCTACTATTCAAAAGGCACTCAACCGACATTCTTTAATAAAGAATTCGCAGAGCTTCCATGGGCTGGACAAGGTTTTGATCACCGCTGCTACATCCCTGAGTGCTTCAAAGTTCAAAACAAGGGCTTCGTTCAAGGTAACTTCGATCAGAGTTTGTTATTTATGGAAGATGGCGATTTCAAAAAAGCTGTCGCAAATTTCCTGGCTCCCATGAAGGACATGTCCCTTGAAACTCGTGCTGGTTGGGTCTGTGGATTGGGCCATGGTGTTCTTCCTAAAACTCCAGAGAAAAACGTAAAACTATTCATCGAGACTGTGCGTGAGGTGCTTTCATGA
- a CDS encoding response regulator transcription factor: MMRKILLVEDDLSLGETLTERLRKDYEVSWGKSVAEAWSLFSKNKDFDLVLLDVGLPDGTGFELAAKMKKLSPVLFLFLTAQADAESRLQGFELGASEYIPKPFHLKELLIRVKNVLDSHAPLKEIQLTGCVINFTNMSVRKNSGQIEYPAVTDMKILQLLIDKSPRVLSRDEIMNEVWGVDKNPSHRTIDNIIVRLRHLLGEDGDKNIRSVRGIGYQWSPEETQV; this comes from the coding sequence ATGATGAGAAAAATCCTCCTGGTTGAAGACGATCTTTCTTTGGGTGAGACACTTACGGAACGCTTGCGCAAAGATTACGAAGTTTCATGGGGTAAAAGCGTCGCAGAAGCATGGTCTTTATTTAGTAAAAATAAAGATTTCGATTTAGTCTTATTGGACGTGGGCCTTCCGGATGGAACCGGCTTTGAACTCGCAGCAAAAATGAAGAAGCTGTCGCCCGTTTTATTCTTATTCTTAACGGCGCAGGCAGATGCAGAATCCAGACTGCAAGGTTTTGAGTTGGGCGCTTCCGAATATATTCCAAAACCCTTTCATCTAAAAGAGCTTTTGATCCGCGTGAAAAACGTCTTGGATTCTCATGCTCCCCTAAAAGAAATACAGCTTACAGGCTGCGTGATTAATTTTACCAACATGTCTGTGCGTAAGAACTCGGGGCAAATCGAGTACCCTGCTGTCACTGACATGAAGATCCTACAGTTATTAATTGATAAATCTCCCCGCGTGCTAAGTCGTGATGAAATCATGAACGAAGTTTGGGGGGTGGATAAAAATCCAAGCCACCGTACGATTGATAATATCATCGTTCGTCTGCGCCACTTGTTGGGCGAGGACGGCGATAAAAACATTCGTTCTGTGCGCGGCATCGGCTACCAATGGTCCCCGGAGGAAACACAAGTATGA
- a CDS encoding sensor histidine kinase produces MKNFIKSHLKTVLAIIWFAFTFALVAWWWVFFLMQLEGARQHRMIAWEGSILLGSILIGGISLIVFTFRDKQRHDRLRFFFSTFSHDIKTSIARLRLQAEVLEEDLQGNSPPVMKRLISDIQRLDLQLENSLLLANLEVSPLLHEEIQLSDLMANLRSEFADLSVELERDAKISGDRRALMSVVRNLLQNSVLHGKATTVRIRVRALNSSRLEVIFEDDGLGFKGETNKLGSALLNSKDSRGNGIGLLITKRLMEKMRGDIKFESTENAGFKSVLHTEGHL; encoded by the coding sequence ATGAAAAACTTCATCAAATCACATTTGAAAACAGTGCTCGCGATCATCTGGTTCGCGTTCACGTTTGCACTTGTGGCTTGGTGGTGGGTTTTCTTTTTGATGCAGCTTGAAGGAGCTCGTCAACACCGAATGATCGCGTGGGAAGGTTCGATTCTGTTGGGATCCATCCTTATTGGCGGTATTTCTCTGATTGTCTTCACCTTCCGCGATAAACAGCGCCACGATCGGCTGCGTTTCTTTTTCTCGACTTTCAGTCATGATATCAAAACTTCAATTGCCCGTTTAAGACTGCAAGCTGAAGTTTTGGAGGAAGACTTGCAAGGTAACAGCCCGCCAGTCATGAAGCGTTTGATTTCTGATATTCAGCGCCTGGATTTGCAGCTTGAGAATTCCTTGTTACTAGCGAATCTTGAGGTAAGCCCTCTCTTGCATGAAGAAATACAGTTAAGTGACTTGATGGCCAACCTTCGCAGCGAATTTGCCGATCTGTCAGTTGAGCTTGAGCGAGACGCCAAAATCTCTGGCGACCGCAGAGCCTTGATGAGTGTCGTCAGAAACCTTCTGCAAAATTCCGTTTTACACGGCAAAGCTACCACTGTTCGCATTCGCGTGCGTGCTTTGAACAGCAGCCGCCTTGAAGTGATCTTTGAGGATGACGGACTGGGTTTTAAAGGTGAAACGAACAAACTTGGTTCTGCGTTGTTAAATTCTAAAGATTCCCGCGGAAATGGTATCGGACTTTTGATTACGAAACGTCTGATGGAAAAAATGCGCGGAGACATCAAGTTTGAATCCACTGAAAATGCTGGTTTTAAATCGGTTCTACACACGGAGGGTCATCTATGA
- a CDS encoding glutamate-1-semialdehyde 2,1-aminomutase, with the protein MSKYTSEELFQRALKVTPGGVHSPVRSFKGLDRAPVFFKQAEGAFLTSVEGKKYIDFCQSFGPLILGHRDAEVAEEVHRMVDTAWTFGATEIYSLELAEWISSTLPFMQKLRFVSSGTEAVMSALRVARAATGRSKILKFEGCYHGHVDNLLVKAGSGLAGAAASSSAGISAEVANTTVVAPLDDEAKLEEVFAAQGKDIAAVIIEPLPANYGLLIQRQEFLKKVSEICKKNGSLLIFDEVISGFRVGLEGMVGKTGITPDLVTYGKIIGGGFPVGCYGGRAELMNMVAPSGDVYQAGTLSANPIGMRAGLTTLKKMQRLDGWNVLEKRTQKFVQSLRDGFAKKGIPLKVEQHSSLFWIHGDTSGKTIRTIEQIPANQSSTFKTLFLKALDKGVYLAPNAYEVGFVSMAHTDELLAEAANIIVGSAE; encoded by the coding sequence CTGTCGAAGTATACTTCTGAAGAACTCTTCCAACGCGCTTTGAAGGTGACACCAGGAGGAGTTCACTCCCCGGTTCGTTCTTTTAAAGGTTTGGATCGTGCTCCTGTTTTCTTTAAACAAGCTGAAGGTGCTTTTCTTACTTCTGTTGAAGGCAAAAAGTACATCGACTTCTGCCAAAGCTTTGGACCGTTGATCCTGGGTCACCGTGACGCTGAAGTGGCTGAAGAAGTTCATCGCATGGTGGACACCGCTTGGACTTTCGGGGCCACTGAAATTTATTCTCTGGAATTGGCAGAGTGGATTTCCTCAACTCTTCCGTTCATGCAAAAACTTCGTTTCGTATCTTCTGGTACAGAAGCGGTTATGTCTGCATTGCGTGTCGCGCGTGCAGCGACAGGTCGTAGCAAAATCTTGAAATTTGAAGGTTGCTACCACGGTCACGTTGATAACTTGCTAGTTAAAGCAGGTTCAGGCTTGGCGGGTGCAGCGGCTTCTTCTTCAGCGGGTATTTCTGCTGAGGTAGCAAACACGACTGTTGTGGCTCCCCTTGATGACGAAGCGAAACTTGAAGAAGTCTTCGCAGCTCAAGGTAAAGACATCGCGGCTGTGATCATTGAACCACTTCCTGCCAACTACGGTCTTTTGATTCAACGCCAAGAATTCCTTAAAAAAGTATCTGAAATTTGCAAAAAGAACGGCTCTTTGTTGATCTTTGACGAGGTGATCTCTGGTTTCCGCGTAGGCCTTGAAGGCATGGTTGGAAAAACAGGCATCACTCCAGACCTTGTGACTTACGGTAAAATTATCGGTGGTGGTTTCCCAGTGGGTTGCTACGGTGGTCGTGCTGAATTGATGAACATGGTTGCTCCAAGCGGTGATGTTTACCAAGCAGGTACTTTGTCAGCGAATCCAATCGGTATGCGCGCGGGGCTTACGACTCTTAAAAAGATGCAGCGCTTGGATGGCTGGAATGTTCTTGAGAAACGTACTCAAAAATTCGTTCAAAGCCTGCGTGATGGTTTCGCTAAAAAAGGTATTCCACTTAAAGTTGAACAACATTCTTCTCTATTCTGGATCCACGGCGATACTAGCGGCAAAACAATCCGTACTATCGAGCAAATCCCTGCCAACCAAAGCTCTACTTTCAAAACTTTGTTCCTAAAAGCTTTGGATAAGGGCGTTTACTTGGCTCCAAATGCTTACGAAGTAGGTTTCGTTTCTATGGCTCACACAGATGAATTGCTAGCTGAAGCTGCAAATATCATCGTAGGTTCTGCGGAGTAA
- the hemC gene encoding hydroxymethylbilane synthase, whose amino-acid sequence MRLKISARKSDLARLQAYMVGEILKEKNPGLEIEFKFKESLGDINLTTPLWQIPEKGVFTEDFFGELIRGETDMVVHSWKDLPTEAKTETVIAATLPRADQRDLLLVKKSHFEKLRTSKKMNVFSSSPRREYNLTNFFKEHLPFNLESVKFESVRGNIPTRIRKLLEAPETDGLIVAKAALDRLLTAKEPEFKEVQGLLRSYLDQVEFAALPLSINPNAAAQGALAVEIKADRADLKALLAKIDNPTTFQCAQKERDILASFGGGCHQKIGVAVLSRPYGEITILKGLTDGGTVLDKRELKPSVVSPKFSADQMWSSEVRAERKVLNGWKIPTGTNALYVSRSESWPESLKFDQYIWTAGTRTWKAMAQKGVWVHGCSEGLGEQEESRIDILAGKSLSWAKLTHDTGYEEGARQMPLVATYTLGEQNNATPVTGKECFFWSSGSQFLDTAKKHPEVLSKHHACGPGNTFKIIRQYLQEQGHFNESKLNIYLDQENWRQQCTK is encoded by the coding sequence ATGCGCTTAAAGATTTCCGCGAGAAAAAGTGATCTGGCCCGCCTCCAGGCCTATATGGTTGGCGAAATTCTAAAAGAAAAAAATCCGGGACTTGAAATCGAATTCAAGTTCAAAGAATCCTTGGGTGACATCAACCTAACGACACCTCTTTGGCAAATTCCAGAGAAAGGTGTTTTCACAGAGGACTTCTTTGGCGAGTTGATTCGTGGTGAAACCGATATGGTGGTTCACTCTTGGAAGGACCTTCCGACGGAAGCTAAAACAGAAACCGTGATTGCAGCGACACTTCCTCGCGCCGATCAACGTGACTTGTTGCTGGTTAAAAAATCACACTTTGAAAAACTGCGCACTTCTAAAAAAATGAACGTGTTCAGCTCTTCACCTCGTCGTGAATATAATCTGACGAATTTCTTTAAAGAACATCTTCCGTTCAACTTGGAATCAGTCAAATTCGAAAGTGTTCGTGGAAATATCCCCACACGTATCCGCAAACTTTTAGAAGCTCCTGAAACAGACGGTTTGATCGTTGCGAAAGCGGCATTAGATCGACTGTTGACGGCGAAAGAACCTGAATTCAAAGAAGTTCAAGGTTTGCTTCGTTCGTACTTGGATCAAGTTGAATTCGCCGCTCTTCCTTTAAGCATCAATCCGAATGCAGCCGCTCAAGGTGCATTGGCTGTCGAGATCAAAGCGGATCGTGCAGATTTAAAAGCATTACTAGCTAAAATCGACAATCCAACGACATTCCAATGCGCGCAAAAAGAGCGCGACATCCTGGCGAGCTTTGGTGGCGGTTGCCATCAAAAGATCGGTGTGGCTGTTTTGTCCCGTCCCTACGGTGAGATCACGATTCTAAAAGGTCTGACTGACGGCGGAACTGTTCTAGATAAACGTGAATTGAAACCTTCTGTCGTGTCCCCGAAATTTTCTGCGGATCAAATGTGGTCTTCCGAAGTTCGCGCGGAAAGAAAAGTCCTTAACGGCTGGAAAATTCCGACAGGAACAAACGCCTTGTATGTTTCGCGTTCTGAATCTTGGCCAGAATCTTTGAAGTTTGACCAATACATTTGGACGGCAGGAACTCGCACTTGGAAAGCCATGGCTCAAAAAGGCGTATGGGTTCACGGTTGCTCTGAAGGTTTGGGTGAACAAGAAGAATCCCGCATCGATATCCTGGCCGGTAAATCTTTGTCTTGGGCAAAACTGACTCACGACACGGGTTACGAAGAAGGCGCACGCCAAATGCCTCTGGTTGCGACTTACACTTTGGGTGAGCAAAACAATGCGACGCCTGTGACTGGTAAAGAATGCTTCTTCTGGAGCAGCGGCAGTCAGTTCCTAGATACAGCAAAAAAACATCCTGAAGTTCTAAGCAAGCACCACGCTTGTGGTCCTGGCAACACTTTCAAAATCATCCGTCAGTATCTGCAAGAGCAAGGTCACTTCAACGAATCAAAATTAAATATCTACTTGGATCAAGAAAACTGGAGACAGCAATGCACAAAGTAA
- the hemB gene encoding porphobilinogen synthase: MKLTHRPRRNRRTEAVRQMVAETDLRPSQLVLPLFLVEGTGQKQEIASMPGIYRMSPDLILDEVARAVSLGVKSFDLFPALPETKKDTTGTEGLNPNGLMPTTLKKIRDKFPDVTLITDVALDPYSSDGHDGVVKNGLILNDETVEILAKMSVLHAKSGADIVSPSDMMDGRVGAIREALDAEGLIDTGILSYSVKYASSFYGPFREALDSAPKFGDKKTYQMDFRNTREAIREIDLDVAEGADIVMVKPALSYLDVIAKVKAHTSIPVAAYNVSGEYGLIKHGAKVGLIDETRAMVETLYSIRRAGADIIFTYFALPMAEWLNKNS; encoded by the coding sequence ATGAAATTGACACACAGACCCAGAAGAAACCGTCGTACGGAAGCTGTGCGCCAAATGGTGGCGGAAACTGACCTCCGACCGTCGCAACTCGTGCTCCCACTGTTCTTAGTTGAGGGCACTGGACAGAAGCAAGAGATTGCCTCAATGCCGGGCATTTATCGTATGAGCCCTGATTTAATTTTAGATGAGGTGGCTCGCGCGGTTTCATTGGGAGTGAAAAGCTTCGACCTTTTTCCTGCTCTGCCAGAAACCAAGAAAGATACAACGGGGACAGAGGGGCTTAACCCGAATGGTTTAATGCCCACAACTCTGAAGAAAATTCGCGACAAGTTCCCTGATGTAACGCTGATCACTGACGTTGCTCTAGATCCCTACTCCTCGGATGGACATGATGGCGTAGTGAAAAACGGTCTCATCTTGAATGATGAAACGGTCGAGATTCTGGCAAAAATGAGCGTTCTTCACGCAAAATCGGGTGCTGATATCGTGTCTCCATCAGACATGATGGATGGCAGAGTCGGTGCCATTCGTGAAGCCTTGGATGCGGAAGGTTTGATCGACACAGGCATTCTTTCTTATTCAGTAAAATACGCATCTTCGTTTTACGGTCCATTCCGTGAGGCTTTGGATTCAGCTCCTAAATTTGGTGATAAAAAAACCTATCAAATGGATTTCAGAAACACGCGCGAAGCTATTCGCGAAATCGATTTGGATGTCGCCGAGGGTGCTGACATCGTGATGGTGAAACCTGCGTTGTCGTACCTTGATGTGATCGCAAAAGTAAAAGCGCACACGTCCATTCCAGTAGCAGCTTACAACGTAAGTGGTGAATACGGCTTGATCAAGCACGGAGCAAAAGTGGGTTTGATCGATGAAACTCGCGCGATGGTAGAAACTTTGTACTCTATTCGCAGAGCCGGCGCCGACATCATCTTCACCTATTTCGCCTTACCAATGGCAGAGTGGCTCAACAAAAATTCCTAA
- a CDS encoding PD40 domain-containing protein, translating into MKQTGLKIFILGSILVGCSHSPTKDLLTTDFLLQKDVKQITFQGDNERPRFSANSNRLIYSSRGRGNQKNLQIYETDLIRNKERRVTFQDGDAFDPSYISEMEMIYSSTTDEIKESPFLNRNPSKEYPPADLYMSDRFGAEILRITKQPGYDAESFLLQHPTKPTVIFTSRRGEVTGIFHLDLKTGYVSLLSAETGRDRRSPTLSPDKSAVAFIDTNLESKQQSLQLVDIRTKQTALLKSDEGQYRDLFFAPRSPARLFYSILRKGEKKHQIEVYNLDTKCTQVVFKGSDSLMYPSVSNELKERVAFTRTFQDKKQIYIVDLPLELGPCLEKPVVEIKTDKSVVNTNTISPVIEQTTLIPAAANPATQNSAVSEKAELKPAAKRAVKRKPIPPSKPVPEPEVTPAPRTIAPEPSPATTPAETPAVKTNASPAASPVPVETPTPAPSPVK; encoded by the coding sequence ATGAAGCAAACAGGTTTGAAGATCTTTATTTTGGGCAGCATCCTCGTCGGATGTTCACACAGCCCAACAAAAGATCTTCTGACCACGGACTTCCTTCTGCAAAAAGATGTTAAGCAAATCACTTTCCAAGGTGATAACGAACGCCCTCGATTTTCTGCCAACAGCAACCGCCTTATTTACTCATCTCGCGGTCGCGGCAATCAAAAAAATCTACAAATTTACGAAACGGATTTAATCCGTAACAAAGAACGTCGCGTGACATTTCAAGACGGCGATGCTTTCGATCCTAGCTACATCAGTGAAATGGAAATGATTTATTCCTCAACTACCGATGAGATCAAGGAAAGTCCGTTCTTAAATCGCAATCCTAGCAAGGAATATCCTCCCGCAGATTTATACATGAGTGATCGCTTTGGTGCAGAGATTTTGCGTATCACAAAACAGCCGGGCTATGATGCGGAATCCTTTCTGCTGCAACACCCAACAAAGCCAACAGTAATTTTTACTTCTCGTCGGGGAGAAGTAACAGGTATCTTTCACTTGGATTTAAAAACCGGTTATGTTTCACTACTTTCTGCAGAAACTGGCAGGGATCGTCGCTCGCCTACGTTGTCTCCGGATAAATCTGCAGTGGCGTTTATTGATACTAATTTGGAAAGCAAACAGCAGAGCCTGCAACTGGTTGATATCCGCACCAAGCAAACGGCGTTGCTAAAGTCTGACGAAGGACAGTACCGGGATTTGTTCTTTGCTCCCCGCTCTCCGGCACGTTTGTTCTATAGCATCCTAAGAAAAGGTGAAAAGAAACATCAGATTGAAGTCTACAACTTGGACACTAAGTGCACACAAGTCGTTTTCAAAGGATCTGATTCGTTGATGTATCCTTCAGTTTCTAACGAATTAAAAGAACGCGTGGCTTTCACACGAACATTTCAAGATAAAAAGCAGATCTACATTGTCGATTTGCCTCTTGAATTGGGACCTTGTTTGGAAAAACCAGTCGTTGAAATAAAAACAGACAAATCAGTCGTGAATACCAACACAATTTCACCAGTCATTGAGCAAACAACCCTTATACCTGCAGCAGCGAATCCAGCAACACAGAACTCAGCAGTGTCAGAAAAAGCGGAGCTCAAACCTGCTGCAAAACGTGCGGTAAAAAGAAAGCCGATTCCTCCTTCTAAACCAGTGCCAGAACCCGAAGTTACGCCGGCTCCGCGTACAATTGCTCCAGAGCCTTCGCCAGCAACGACGCCGGCCGAAACACCGGCAGTGAAAACAAACGCCTCACCTGCTGCAAGTCCAGTTCCTGTAGAAACTCCAACGCCAGCGCCATCCCCGGTTAAATAA
- a CDS encoding A/G-specific adenine glycosylase, translating into MDYQRDQKQLIQWYKKNRRALPWRENKDPYRIWLSEVMLQQTTVVAVIPYFEKFLKNFPTVQDLASAPEHDVLESWAGLGYYSRARNLHKAAKALAENGFPKTAAELLELPGFGPYTSRAVASIAFGEKVGVLDGNVIRVLSRKYGLKVEWWNTKARQQLQELSDKLSAFGNSDSVNQGLMELGATVCTPQKVMCLMCPWSTDCVAREKNLVEKLPLKKPRKQSEVWVWNPVVSIKNNKVALIANDYAPFLKGQMIFPGTISQNDDKPKDYDAKHNITHHDIFIKIAHKKSVSDRNIQWVELKNLKKVNPSSLLQKVLHKVDI; encoded by the coding sequence ATGGACTATCAACGCGACCAAAAACAATTGATTCAGTGGTACAAAAAGAACCGCCGCGCACTTCCTTGGCGAGAAAATAAAGACCCCTACAGAATCTGGCTTTCTGAAGTGATGTTGCAGCAAACCACCGTGGTCGCGGTTATTCCTTATTTCGAAAAATTTCTGAAGAACTTCCCGACCGTACAGGACCTAGCCTCTGCTCCAGAACATGACGTCTTAGAATCCTGGGCAGGTCTAGGTTATTACTCCCGTGCGCGCAATCTTCACAAAGCTGCAAAGGCGTTAGCTGAAAATGGTTTTCCAAAAACCGCAGCCGAACTTTTGGAACTGCCAGGATTTGGGCCTTATACGTCCCGAGCTGTTGCAAGTATCGCATTTGGGGAAAAGGTCGGCGTTCTTGATGGCAACGTGATCCGAGTCCTTTCGCGCAAGTATGGTTTAAAAGTTGAATGGTGGAACACAAAAGCTCGTCAACAATTGCAGGAACTTTCTGACAAACTTTCCGCGTTCGGAAATTCTGACTCCGTCAATCAAGGTCTGATGGAATTGGGAGCAACAGTTTGTACTCCACAAAAAGTGATGTGTTTGATGTGCCCTTGGTCCACGGACTGTGTTGCTCGCGAAAAGAATTTGGTCGAGAAATTACCTCTGAAAAAACCACGCAAACAAAGTGAAGTCTGGGTGTGGAATCCTGTTGTTTCAATCAAGAACAATAAAGTCGCATTGATAGCAAATGACTATGCTCCGTTCCTTAAGGGTCAGATGATTTTTCCCGGAACCATTTCTCAAAATGATGACAAGCCCAAAGACTATGATGCTAAACACAACATCACACATCATGACATCTTCATAAAAATCGCTCATAAAAAGAGTGTGAGCGACCGAAACATCCAGTGGGTTGAGTTGAAAAACTTAAAGAAGGTAAATCCTTCTTCGCTGTTACAAAAAGTACTTCACAAGGTAGATATATGA